From the Pseudomonas monsensis genome, the window TGTTCCTGTACGCCGGACATGGTGCAGCGCTATCGCAACAAACTGTCGGGGCCATTGCTGGATCGAATTGATCTGCACCTGACAGTGGCGCGAGAGGCGACCGCGCTGAGTCCGACAATGAAACCGGGAGAGGACAGTGCCAGTGCGGCAGCCGTGGTGGCCGAGGCCCGGGAGCGCCAGCAAAAGCGTCAGCATTGTGCCAATGCGTTTCTCGATCTGCCGGGATTGAAGCGGCACTGCAAGTTATCCACAGCCGATGAGAAATGGCTGGAATCAGCCTGTGAACGACTGACGCTATCGCTGCGCTCAGCGCATCGCCTGCTCAAAGTCGCCCGGACACTGGCCGACCTTGAGCAAGTCGATGCAATCAAGCGTGAGCACTTGGCCGAGGCGCTGCAATACCGGCCGGCGACACCTTAATGTTCGGTCAAATCAACCAAAGGCTTCTGCCGCACTTCGGTTTCACGCCCGGCCTGAATCTCGGTCACGCGCTTCAAGGCGTTATCCACAGCGCCCTTGTCCGCCAACAGGCTGTAGCTGATCTGGAACTGTTGGCTGGCCTTTGGCGCAATGGTCGGCACCAGATTCAGCGGACGCTGATAGCGGCGGTTGTAGGAAAAACTGGTGCCCGGCTCAAGGCCTGTGACATAGCCCTGCCCTTGGGTATCGGTGTTTTTCCACAGGGAAAAGACCGGCAACTGCTGCGTGTTGAAGCCAACAGAGACACCAAGGCTGCCGGCCTTGTTGTGCAAAACGGCCAGGGTTTCGCCTTTGTCGTCGGCGTAGGGCACAACGTTGTAAACCGTTTCATCGTAGTCCTTGGTCGGCCCACGATAGGTCTGCCAGTCGGCCAACTCGGCTTTGGCCTTGTCGTTGAACGGCGAGACCTGTTTTACCGGTGCGGCAAAACGTGCGCCCTGCTCAAGGAACGGCGTACTGAAATTGCTGTGATACAGCGCCTGGTATTCCTTCGGATAATCGCCGTTGTTGGTCAGCGTGTCATTGAGGGCGAAACGCGCAGTGCCGGGTTCGGTGACCAGCTCGGTGACGACCGAGAAATCGACTTTCTTGAACGCCTGCTCCTTCAGCTCGCCGCGCAGGCTGATGGCGTAGGGCGGCTTTTCGTCGATGTGCAGGGTGACGCTGCTGGCCGGGATGTTGGCGGCGCGCCCGTGCAGGGTCAGCAGCTCGCCATTGTCCATGCCAGGATGGCCGACCCATTCGTACCCGCAGCGGGTCACCAGTTCATTGAAGCCTTCCAGCCAGCCCAGCCCGCCGCGCCCGTTGAGCTCGATGAAGGCCGGGTTGACCACTTCCTTGACCGGCGAATCCCATCCCATGCGCACGTTGCCGACCGAGGCCTGCAACACATTCATGCCCCGGGTCGGCACCACGGACAGTTTCATCGTGCCGTTATCAATATCCACGATGCTGACCCCCTCCTGCCGCCCACCGTGCAAGGTACGCAGGCTCACGGAAAAGGGTTTGTCGGTTTTCACCCCGAGCTGCTCACTGGTAATACTCCAGTTTTGTGCAGGCTTGTTGGTATCGAGAAGGACGTAATCCCAAGCCATGGCGTGGGAAGCAGCAGAGAATGCGCCGAGGGCGACGGCGAGTTTGAGCGGGGTCATGGCAGCAGCCTTTATTGGAGTTGTGCCATTTTTATAGCGCTGCGGAAACGTTTCAGCAAGTGTAACGGAGCTTGCGATCGTGTGATTTATCAAGAATTGGCAGGGATGCCTTCGCGAGCAAGCTCGCTCCCACAAGGTTTTCGGGTGTTCACACAATTTGTGAGCTACCCCGGAAAATGTGGGAGCGAGCTTGCTCGCGAAAGCTATTTCAGCCGCGCATCAACGAAAGCGATCAACCTCGGAACGCAAATCCGCCGCCAGCTTCTCAAGCTCCTTGGCGGTAACAGCCAGGTTCGACACAACCTCACGCTGCTCACTGTTGGCCAGTGCGATGCTCTGCAAATTGCTGCTCAACAGAGTCGCAGTGCTGCTCTGCTCCTGAGTGGCCGTGGTAATCGCCGCAAACTGCTGCCCCGCCGAACGGCTTTGCTCGTCGATCCGCGCCAGCGCCGAAGCAACATTCGCGTTACGCGACAAACCTTCCTGCATCAGCACATTGCCCTGTTCCATGGTGCTGATTGCGTTGCCGGTTTCCTGCTGGATGCTGTGAATCATGCTGGAAATTTCATCGGTCGCCTGACGGGTGCGCGAGGCCAGGCTGCGCACCTCATCCGCCACCACGGCAAAACCGCGGCCCTGTTCACCGGCACGCGCCGCTTCAATCGCAGCGTTCAGCGCCAGCAGATTGGTCTGCTCGGCAATCGAAGTGATCACGCTGACAATGCCGCCGATTTCCTGGGAGCGCTGGCCGAGGGTGTTGATCACGGTAGCAGTGGTGTTCAGTGCGCCAGCAATTTGCTCCAGCGAGGAAGAAGCCTCTTCCATCGAGCTACGACCGATCTGCGTTTGCTGAGCGTTTTCCTGGGCCAGACGCTGGGTGTTGCCCATGTTGTCGGCGATGTTCAGCGAGGTGGCGCTGAACTCTTCGACGGCGCCGGCCATGCTGGTGATTTCCCCGGACTGCTGCTCCATGCCTTCGTACGCGCCACCGGACAAACCGGACAGCGCCTGTGCCCGGCTGTTGACCTCCTCCGAGGCGCGGCGGATGTGCTCGACCATGGTCGACAGTGCCTGGCTCATCTGGTTGAACGCGCGGGACAACTGACCGATTTCGTCGTTGCTCGACACGTTCAGGCGCACGCTCAGATCACCGGCGCCCAAGGCTTCGGCCTGTCGCACCAGATCACTCAGCGGCGCCAGTTTGCTGCGCAGCAGCCAGACCACCGAACCCACAGCCAGCAGCATCGCCAACAGACTGCCAATGGCCAGTTGCGTACCGACACTCCAGGTCACCGCGCGAATCTCGGCTTTCGGCATGCTCGCCACGACCGACCATGGCCCGCCATCGAATGGCACGGCGATGCTGTAGAAGTCTTCGGAGGTGTCGCTCCAGAACTCACCCTTGCCCGGTTTCGCAGCCAGACCTTTGATCACCGGAACCGCTTGATCCAGCGCCTGCACCCCCGCCGGCGCGACCAGCCATTTGTTTTGCTCATCCAGCAACGCCAGCGAACCGCTCTGGCCGATGCGGAAGCGCTTCAGGTTGTCGAACTGGATGTTCTGCGCATCGGTGTAATCGAAGCCGACGAACAACACCGCAATCACCTTGCCGCTGCCATCGCGCACCGGGGTGTACTGGGTCATGTAGGAGCGATCGAACAACAAGGCACGGCCGACGTAACCTTGCCCCGCCATCAACTTCGCATAAGCCGGGTGCGCATGATCGAGCAAGGTGCCGATGGCGCGCGTGCCGTCCTGTTTGGTCAGCGAAGTGCTGACCCGCACGAAGTCTTCGCCGCTGCGCACGAACAGCGTGGCGACGCCCGCTGTCATCTGCTTGAACTCGTCGACTTGCTTGAAGTTGTTGTTCAACACTTCGTCGCCCAGGTGCAGGCCCGGGGTCTGGGTACCGGCCACGGTCACCGGCTCATCCGGATGAATGCTCAGACCGCTGCTGAAGCGCTTCTCGAACAACCCGCTCAGGCGTTGGGTGCTTTCACGCAGCGTGCCGTGAAAAGTGCTCAACTGGTCGGCCAGCAGTCGCGCCTCGCTGGCGAGATGCTCTTCACGGGTGGCGAGGTTGGCGGTATCCAGCGAACGCAGGGCGAACACCGTACTGCCGCTGATGACAATCGCCAGTATCACGGCGAGCGCGAGGCCCAGCTGCGAGGCGATCCGGGCGCGAGGTTGAGACATGGGCAGCTCCTGGCCGAGCCACGTGATCCTCCTTGATCTCGACTCGGAAATTTTTCTGGTTGTGGGGTGAATCGTGGACACCGGCACGACGGTGCCACAAGCACGTATTCGGCGGTGGATCCGAATACTTGAGCGGAAAACAAGGTTATGGCACAAGGCCGGCATTGTGGCGGCTCTAACGTTTCAGCTCAAGCGTGCAACCGCCGGCAACTCCATGGCTCGCACTTCGCCTTGGAGGAAATCGCTGAGACGGCGCAAACGTTCACCTCCCGGACGGGTTTTCGGCCACACCAGGTAATAATTCAGCCCGCTGGCGACGGCCGTCGGCCACGGCAGACTCAGGCGCCCCTGAGCGACATCTTCGGCGACCATCAGCAAGTCGCCCATCGACACCCCGTAACCACGCGCCGCCGCGATCATCCCCAGTTCCAGGGTATCGAACACCTGACCGCCCTTGAGCGAGACCTGATCGGACAGCCCCATGTGCTCCAGCCAGCTGCGCCAGTCGCGCCGATCCGGGGTCGGGTGCAACAGCTCGGTGCAGGCCAGGCGCGCAACGTCCCAGGGCTGGTCGTTGAGCAGGTTCGGCGCGCCGACCGGAATCAGCTCTTCGGGAAACAACAGACTGGCCTCCCAGTCCGGCGGGAAGTGCCCGTCACTGAGCAGCACCGCGCAGTCGAAAGGCTCGTTGTTGAAGTCCACCGAATCCACGTCCATCCATGCGCTGGTCAGTTGCACCTCGTTGCCTGGCTGCAAGTGCCGGAATCGACTGAGCCGCGCCAGCAGCCAGCGCATGGTCAGGGTCGATGGCGCTTTCATCCGCAGGATGTCGTCTTCGGCGCGCAAGGTATTGCAGGCTCGCTCGAGGGCGGCGAAACCTTCGCGAATCCCCGGCAACAGCATCCGTGCCGACTCGGTGAGTTGCAGGTTGCGCCCACTGCGATGAAACAACTTGCAGGCGAAATGCTCTTCGAGGGTGCGAATGTGCCGGCTGACCGCGCTTTGGGTAATCGACAGCTCCTCGGCGGCGCGGGTGAACGAGCTGTGCCGCGCCGCCGCTTCGAATGCGCGCAAGGCATACAAGGGAGGAAGACGACGAGACATTCGGAAAGCTCCTATAGCGGGATGCGGCCAACTTAGCAGAATCTGCCCTAGATGAGTTTGACTCATGCCACCCATCCTTTTTATCCCTTTGTGCGAAACCGTTTGAGCGCCGAGAATCGACGGCTCCCTGTTCCCTCTTTAAATGAGTGGTGAAGATCATGCAGCAACCTGTGCGTACCGAACTCTGGGCCATCCTGCGGCTGTCGGGGCCGCTGATCGCTTCTCAGTTGGCGCACATGTTGATGGTGCTGACCGACACCCTGATGATGGCGCGCATCAGCCCCGAGGCACTGGCCGGTGGCGGTCTGGGGGCGGCGAGTTATTCGTTCGTGTCGATCTTCTGCATTGGTGTAATTGCAGCGGTCGGCACGCTGGTCGCGATCCGTCAGGGTGCTGGCGACATCATCGGCGCGGCACGTCTGACTCAGGCCGGATTATGGCTGGCGTGGCTGATGGCGCTGGGCGCCGGGTTGCTGCTGTGGAATCTCAAACCGCTGTTGCTGCTGTTCGGCCAGACCGAAACCAACGTCATTGCCGCCGGGCAATTTCTGATTGCCCTGCCCTTCGCCCTGCCCGGCTATTTGAGTTTCATGGCCCTGCGCGGCTTTACCAGCGCGATTGGCCGGGCGACCCCGGTGATGGTCATCAGCCTGGGCGGCACCGTGGCCAACTTCCTGCTCAATTACGCACTGATCACCGGCATGTTCGGCCTGCCGAAACTGGGTTTGACGGGCATCGGCCTGGTCACGGCCATTGTAGCCAGCTGCATGGCACTGGCGCTGGCCTGGCATATCCGCCGGCACCCGGCTTACGACGCTTACCCGCTGCGCGCCGGGCTGTCGCGGCCGAACCGGCAATACCTCAAGGAGCTCTGGCGCCTGGGCCTGCCCATTGGCGGCACCTATGCGGTGGAAGTGGGTTTGTTTGCCTTTGCGGCTTTGTGCATGGGCACCATGGGCAGCACGCAGATGGGCGCGCACCAGATCGCCCTGCAAATCGTCTCGGTGGCGTTCATGGTGCCGGCGGGCATGTCGTACGCCATCACCATGCGCGTCGGCCAGCATTACGGCGCCGGGCAGTTGAACGATGCGCGGATGTCCGGACGGGTCGGCATCGCCTTCGGCGCGGTGGTGATGCTGGGTTTTGCCATGGTGTTCTGGTTGTTGCCGAATCAGTTGGTCGGGTTGTTCCTCGATCACAATGATCCGGCGTTTGCCGAGGTCATTCGCCTGGCCGTGAGCCTGCTGGCAGTGGCTGCGTGGTTCGAGCTGTTCGACGGCACCCAGACGATCGCCATGGGCTGCATCCGTGGGCTCAAGGATGCCAAGACCACGTTTCTGGTCGGGCTCGGTTGCTATTGGTTGATCGGCGCGCCGGCGGCGTGGTGGATGGCGTTCCACCTCAACTGGGGGCCGACGGGCGTCTGGTGGGGGCTGGCGCTGGGCCTGGCGTGTGCGGCGATCAGCCTGACCCTGGCGTTTGAGTGGAAGATGAAGCGGATGATTCGGCGGGAGCCTGCGTCATCCAATCAATACACAGTCGCCCAGACCGACTGAGATCCCTTGTAGGAGTGAGCCTTTGTGGCGAGGGGATTTATCCCCGATGGGTGGCGAAGCCGCCCCAAAACCGGTAGCTGGGGTTTATCAGATGTGTCCAGTGCTATGGTCTT encodes:
- a CDS encoding aldose 1-epimerase family protein, coding for MTPLKLAVALGAFSAASHAMAWDYVLLDTNKPAQNWSITSEQLGVKTDKPFSVSLRTLHGGRQEGVSIVDIDNGTMKLSVVPTRGMNVLQASVGNVRMGWDSPVKEVVNPAFIELNGRGGLGWLEGFNELVTRCGYEWVGHPGMDNGELLTLHGRAANIPASSVTLHIDEKPPYAISLRGELKEQAFKKVDFSVVTELVTEPGTARFALNDTLTNNGDYPKEYQALYHSNFSTPFLEQGARFAAPVKQVSPFNDKAKAELADWQTYRGPTKDYDETVYNVVPYADDKGETLAVLHNKAGSLGVSVGFNTQQLPVFSLWKNTDTQGQGYVTGLEPGTSFSYNRRYQRPLNLVPTIAPKASQQFQISYSLLADKGAVDNALKRVTEIQAGRETEVRQKPLVDLTEH
- a CDS encoding methyl-accepting chemotaxis protein; translated protein: MSQPRARIASQLGLALAVILAIVISGSTVFALRSLDTANLATREEHLASEARLLADQLSTFHGTLRESTQRLSGLFEKRFSSGLSIHPDEPVTVAGTQTPGLHLGDEVLNNNFKQVDEFKQMTAGVATLFVRSGEDFVRVSTSLTKQDGTRAIGTLLDHAHPAYAKLMAGQGYVGRALLFDRSYMTQYTPVRDGSGKVIAVLFVGFDYTDAQNIQFDNLKRFRIGQSGSLALLDEQNKWLVAPAGVQALDQAVPVIKGLAAKPGKGEFWSDTSEDFYSIAVPFDGGPWSVVASMPKAEIRAVTWSVGTQLAIGSLLAMLLAVGSVVWLLRSKLAPLSDLVRQAEALGAGDLSVRLNVSSNDEIGQLSRAFNQMSQALSTMVEHIRRASEEVNSRAQALSGLSGGAYEGMEQQSGEITSMAGAVEEFSATSLNIADNMGNTQRLAQENAQQTQIGRSSMEEASSSLEQIAGALNTTATVINTLGQRSQEIGGIVSVITSIAEQTNLLALNAAIEAARAGEQGRGFAVVADEVRSLASRTRQATDEISSMIHSIQQETGNAISTMEQGNVLMQEGLSRNANVASALARIDEQSRSAGQQFAAITTATQEQSSTATLLSSNLQSIALANSEQREVVSNLAVTAKELEKLAADLRSEVDRFR
- a CDS encoding LysR substrate-binding domain-containing protein — encoded protein: MSRRLPPLYALRAFEAAARHSSFTRAAEELSITQSAVSRHIRTLEEHFACKLFHRSGRNLQLTESARMLLPGIREGFAALERACNTLRAEDDILRMKAPSTLTMRWLLARLSRFRHLQPGNEVQLTSAWMDVDSVDFNNEPFDCAVLLSDGHFPPDWEASLLFPEELIPVGAPNLLNDQPWDVARLACTELLHPTPDRRDWRSWLEHMGLSDQVSLKGGQVFDTLELGMIAAARGYGVSMGDLLMVAEDVAQGRLSLPWPTAVASGLNYYLVWPKTRPGGERLRRLSDFLQGEVRAMELPAVARLS
- a CDS encoding NorM family multidrug efflux MATE transporter, producing MQQPVRTELWAILRLSGPLIASQLAHMLMVLTDTLMMARISPEALAGGGLGAASYSFVSIFCIGVIAAVGTLVAIRQGAGDIIGAARLTQAGLWLAWLMALGAGLLLWNLKPLLLLFGQTETNVIAAGQFLIALPFALPGYLSFMALRGFTSAIGRATPVMVISLGGTVANFLLNYALITGMFGLPKLGLTGIGLVTAIVASCMALALAWHIRRHPAYDAYPLRAGLSRPNRQYLKELWRLGLPIGGTYAVEVGLFAFAALCMGTMGSTQMGAHQIALQIVSVAFMVPAGMSYAITMRVGQHYGAGQLNDARMSGRVGIAFGAVVMLGFAMVFWLLPNQLVGLFLDHNDPAFAEVIRLAVSLLAVAAWFELFDGTQTIAMGCIRGLKDAKTTFLVGLGCYWLIGAPAAWWMAFHLNWGPTGVWWGLALGLACAAISLTLAFEWKMKRMIRREPASSNQYTVAQTD